TCCGCAGTCTCGAAGATGCCTTTGGTTAACCTACAATTCTGAATATTATGGAATTTCGAGAATCAAagttattgttcgaaacaaagtAAACGTAGTATAGGTAGTAGAAGAGACACGGTAATCAAAGTTTCCCTGTTTACGTTACCGTTACAAATTGCAGGTGACGAGCGACGCGTTACGTACGTTCTTCAAACTTTTCAAGAACCTGTATCGCTGGACAAATGGCCGTGGTATCGAAAGATGTCCTTGCGGAACATTCTTAACTTTTGCGATTCCGGTATCGCGTCATCTCAACAAGATTTCTTGTGTAACGCGACTTCGCATTGTTTCGCAACGCCATGCTCCCACTATTCTTGAGTAGTCAAGGAATCAGTCGTCTCTTTTCTGGAATCTCGACCGTGGTCAATTAGATTTTAACCCGTAGCTGGAGTGGCGTTCCCACTATATCCGCTGCGCCACACTGTTACTATTCTTGTCGTATTTGTTATTCGAAGCGGCAAGTTTATAACAAATATTTATGACGTTATATAATCGCGAAAAGTGGCAGGGCCACGGATATGTTTGTTTGCGAATTTTCGGTTAAAATACACAGCAATTTATCGAAGTTCGACGGTAACGTTTTCAGTACCTTTCCCAGTACACTGGCCGTGATACTTCCACCTTGCTAGTAAAAAGAACACAGTTGCCATGCGAGGTCAATGACAGCGTGACACGAATGGCTAGTAGACTTCATAGACGCGCCAGCCGTTCAACtattggtagccgtttctcttgCAATTAATTAACGCGAGCCCATTAAGCGCGGACAGTCTCGTGCAATTTGTTTTATTCGACTTAAATAATCGAACCACCTATTTCATTAATTGTTCATTAGACCAAGCTGCTTTCGAGGATCACGTTAACGAATCATAGTATTATACACGGTGTTCCAGCAATCATAATACAATTAGGAAGAAAAACTATCGGATACGTGACTGTAGATTTCAAACAATTGCTCTAGATAGAATTAACCTTGGAAGGTAACTTTTCtaacgtttatttaaaaaatcattgtaatcaaACACTGTACGACCATGTTTCATCTTTAGGAAGAGTACTATTTTCGATTATACTGCAACTGCTGGGATAGTCTTCCATATCCGTAGTTGCTGGAATATCGTGAACGGTGAAACGAAATAACCAACGGCGCTCATCGTTGCGCAATGGGAAATTGACTCAATGGCTCTAATTTTCGCATTGTTATGTTAATTGTAAACGTAACACGCCTTGTACGATAAAGGTCTTGTCTAATCAATTTGTCGTGCGGTATTAACATTCTGGCGTCGATTACGATTAAGATTAGAGTTGCCACATTTTTGCCACGTACAtccatatagggtgttcggccacccatgggaaaaattttaatgggagattctaaaggtcaaaataagacgaaaatcaagaataccaatttgttgatgaaggcttcgttaaacagttattaacgtttaaagttccgaccgtactgaatttttttctcgaaagtgggtaggatttcgggggtatgtctattcaccaaaaatgattgtaattgacccccgcaaccgaaaataatttttccagaacgatttgaaatttttgaatttaattgttaataactttttaacgaagcctcaatcaacaaattagtatccttgattttcgtcttattttggtctttagaatctcccattaaaatttttcccacggttggtcgaacacccactatgtatacaaaattttttcatCGGTTATTCTGCATTTTTAGGCTTTAGACGatgaaattttgatcgatagCAAAAAGCACGCCAAAATTCGCCGTATCGGATAGCTTCAATCGCTGTAGCACCGTTATATGAAGTAATTGGCGTCGAAATACCAATGACATCACTTCAATGACGTTTTCTTCGACCTCGTCCAACGTGGCATTCTACTATCCTTGATTCTCTTATTGATACCGACGCAGGGAAGAATGCTAATGAGAAAGCGTAGTTATTTATAAAATCTACATCTTATTCTATCCGTAACACATTGTCACAGGTCACAGTTATAGGTCAACGTTTTTAAACTCCAACAAACGTAACGCAAACTTAGACATTACGTAGTTGCGAAGTTCAGATTCCAAACAAATCGTCCAACATAGTCCGTTAATTGCACTGGTCGCGTGTCTCTTATTGGTCAGGCATTTTCTAGTAAAAAGCAACTCATTAAAAGTTACATTCACGAACCAATGACACCAGCCGGTCAAcgcgataaaaatttattatacaaCTTGCTAATTCATAGAGTCATTGAATCGTCAAGAAATTACTAACGATCTCCTCTCAGTCTTTAAAGATTATTATCAACAACTTATTCGAAGAAGTATTCTCATTTATCGTTTGCAGAAACGACGACCCCCAAATTATTTAGCGATTCGCAACGATGACACAATGATATCAGCGACCAGCGCACAACCTTCGTGACACAAGTCACTATTTATAAGCGTTGCGTTCGTTTAGCAAAAACCTTGTAGTATGCGTATAGAAGTGACCGCTTCGATGACTAGTAAGCGCGAAAGCGTACATTGATCGTTGCGGCGATCGACgatagaatatattttttttcaagATCATAGATCATTCACAGCCGACTAGTGCACTTTGTCGTATCGTTTAACGCGATAGGGCGATCTAGTATTAGGAATCTTCTAAAGTGAGCCTGATCGTGTCGCGTGATCGATTCAAAATAAACGTTTTCTTTTCCGCTCGAACAATGAATTTGCATCAAGAAGAAACAAGCGCAATGATTCGACGGTACATCGATGATTACTGACATTCGAATCGGGGCTATGTTCTCTTAGAAAGTAATGAAACATTTTGTGGTTGCTATTAATCTCCTTCAGTTaaaattactatttattatttggATATAAGTTATCGTTAAGTGATAGAGTAAGAGTGATTGTTTGACATTAAGCGTGATACGTAATAAGATCTTTAATTGATGATTTACGCTGGTGGGACACTGTTGGACTCGATTAACGAGCTTTAATGAACGTAAAATGTCCAGTCTTTATCAGCAAGTTCTACCGAAGAATTTTATACTGAAAACGTTCGTGATAACGTTGATTTTTATGTACACGGATCTGGGATGTCAGTTACGGTCCTTGTTTCTACCTTCAGGTAAATATATTACTCCAGACATTTTAAATCGCGGAAAAAGCCAGTTCgaagtaataaattttattgggTTTAGTTGGAGGACTGAATAAATTCTCACTAGTTTTATCGAGCCTTCCGGAACCGATGTCCAGATTCGCTATCTCTAACGTAACGCTACCGTGATCGAGACTTGTAATTATTGTGAGCACGATACATCGATCGATGACGAGTCCTGCATTGTCCTACTTTCGTTTCTTATCATACCATTGGCTGAACGGCGTCTAGACGTCTGGACGCTCGGTCTAGCAGCTCTTGCCCCAGTTTCCGCGGGTTGAAAAATTATCCTGATTGCTCGAATTTCGACGTAAAACCTCCCACTGATAGTTACATCACTGCCCTATAATAAAGTAGGGGCAATTTAACGACCAAAAAGGTAGACTGAATGTCGCCTCGAGGATCGTTTCGCGTGACGTTTCTTGGTACTTTGGCTATTTCAACTGACAAGAAACGATCCCGATTCTATCGATGAATACAAAATTACAAATTAcaagaaattgaatgattttctcTCTGTTTTCAGCACTTAACACCGACGATAAATTGGAGTACCGTTTCTATCCGGCTGCGACTAGGCAGCTTCAGTTCCGGGTAAAAGCGTCCAACGATGCTCACGTCGCGCTCACCACGGGTCCTCAGGAGTCACAACCGATGTACGAGGTGAGAAACATTGGATGCGAACGTGTATATCTTTGAGGAAAGTAACGAGATGCGTTGCATCCACTACGATAATGTATTTTGTGCTCGTTGAAACTTTAGGTCTTTATCGGTGGATGGGGGAACAGCAAGTCCGTGATCCGTAAGAACAAATCCAAGCCTGATGTCGCGGAAGCGGACACACCTGGTATTTTGAGCAACGACGAGTTTCGTGGATTTTGGATCAGGTGAATTGGAAATAAGATTTTAATGTAAGTTGTCGTCGCGAGCCTTCTAAAGCAGCTGGACGTGCTTTGCCCAACGTTAATAATCACTGAACTACTTATAGAATAATTTCCACCTTTTATACGATAATTTTGTCGATAAATGATATCGTTTGCAATTAACTGTTACGATGGTCGTTTTAGATGGAACGACGATGCCCTTTCGGTAGGCAAAGAAGGCGAAGCGAGCGCATTCCTCACCTACACCGATTCAGAACCGTTAACCGTCAATCACTTTGGACTATGCACCGGGTGGGGTGCTTCTGGTGAATGGCTGATCGAAGGTAAAATGTTCTTTCTGCTAAATTTTGCATCGATGCATTCCGAGAATTTCGAATGTTCTTAAGGATCGTTGCTTCTTTAGTTCCCTGGTACATTAAGATTAAGGTTGAAAAAAGTACTTATTTGTTTAGATTTAACGAAAGCAATCGGTAACGAGAATAGATTAATGTTGATTTAATGTTATAGAAATTTTCTTAAAGGCATCCTTTTCAACCTTAAATTAGATGAATGCAGCTGATTAGTAGTTAAATATATTTAACGCGATCACGTAACCGATAAGTATTGTATTACGCCCGTTGGTTTTATTATTCTGAAACTAGTTGTCCTTGCAAACGTTCCACGTATCGGTGATTTTCAACCGGTAATACGCGTACCACCGATCA
The Colletes latitarsis isolate SP2378_abdomen chromosome 14, iyColLati1, whole genome shotgun sequence DNA segment above includes these coding regions:
- the LOC143349763 gene encoding uncharacterized protein LOC143349763 isoform X3; translated protein: MSSLYQQVLPKNFILKTFVITLIFMYTDLGCQLRSLFLPSALNTDDKLEYRFYPAATRQLQFRVKASNDAHVALTTGPQESQPMYEVFIGGWGNSKSVIRKNKSKPDVAEADTPGILSNDEFRGFWIRWNDDALSVGKEGEASAFLTYTDSEPLTVNHFGLCTGWGASGEWLIEAICVGSRGHQGPSAPMEMGNITWCDAAGGMVPPNAVEGGRDEEPLFVGRARHEGALLPGKVKPSHSVCYVAWGGQEHGKSEYQVLCNINITWMPTSENNIPPSAVPAGETEDGETLYVGRVHHEGTVTIGKVQPSHSVCYIPFAGSEVSFSEYEIMVWQ
- the LOC143349763 gene encoding uncharacterized protein LOC143349763 isoform X4, whose translation is MSSLYQQVLPKNFILKTFVITLIFMYTDLGCQLRSLFLPSALNTDDKLEYRFYPAATRQLQFRVKASNDAHVALTTGPQESQPMYEVFIGGWGNSKSVIRKNKSKPDVAEADTPGILSNDEFRGFWIRWNDDALSVGKEGEASAFLTYTDSEPLTVNHFGLCTGWGASGEWLIEEGPSAPMEMGNITWCDAAGGMVPPNAVEGGRDEEPLFVGRARHEGALLPGKVKPSHSVCYVAWGGQEHGKSEYQVLCNINITWMPTSENNIPPSAVPAGETEDGETLYVGRVHHEGTVTIGKVQPSHSVCYIPFAGSEVSFSEYEIMVWQ